One Luteolibacter flavescens DNA segment encodes these proteins:
- the uvrA gene encoding excinuclease ABC subunit UvrA has product MPAKKSASSRPQPAIQIRGARQHNLKSLSLDIPLGQITVVTGPSGSGKSSLAFHTLYAEGQRRYVETFSPYVRQFFDRMDKPDVDHIDGIPPAIAIEQKNNIRTTRSTVGTLTEINDYLKLLYARSAKGYDPDTGEEIFPDSPESATAWVFENLAGQQVLVTFPVAIPADTKSGDLFPFLSQQGYLRVLIGDEVVRTDDPGSASLKARTISVIQDRVSVAESERTRLLEALEHAFALGKGHATVAATAGPQANARAFSKNWTNPATGNSLRPPSAALFSFNNPLGACPKCRGFGRVIGLDLDKSVPDPSLTIREGVIKPFQGERGDECQRDLLRCCKERRIDIDTPWEDMDEDIREWVYYGDHRTSSTDEIEEISRSGGWYGVKGFFDWLETKAYKMHVRIFLSRYRSYTTCGTCRGKRLQPEALCFKIDGKTLPDLWTLPLTDLSAWFSGLTSDPRTLGAQDASLKLILTEITSRLKYLDEVGLGYLTLDRPARTLSGGEIERVNLTTCLGASLTNTLFVLDEPTVGLHPRDIHRLVGVMQGLRDKGNTLVVVEHEEAVMRAADQILDIGPAAGIHGGELIYQGPVAPASGKKSTKSGIGTLPWLTGGKSIAIPTKRRKPGKAKLELRGATRHNLKKLDVDMPLGLFVCLTGVSGSGKSTFSHDVLYANLCRKLRKEEADLDPAPLKELRGTQYLSDVLLVDQSPLARTPRSTPAVLLGAFDPIRQLFALTEDAKSRGLQTGFFSFNSGEGRCDRCAGAGSEKVEMQFLSDLHVTCPDCNGRRFKPSTLDLHYLGKSIADVLDLSIDEALAFYGETDGLPANHAKRHEQVTKLLRPLAEVGLGYLKLGQPLNTLSGGESQRLKLCQLLAETSGRDAKAGKLLILDEPTTGLHFSDIERLLGVFQRLVDAGHSLLVIEHNLDVIKCADWILDLGPEAGAKGGKLVAEGSPEHIATLDTETARFLKPMLQGEVARIVTPAKSASAPLIAPSTNTISLRGAREHNLKNVSLDIPRDQFVVVSGLSGSGKSTLAFDILFAEGQRRFLDSMSAYARQFAEQLEKPEIDSLAGLPPTVAIEQRVSQGGMKSTVATVTELWNFIRLLYAKLGTRYCPDCQVPVEKQSMAAIEQSIRTLLKKGAVSILAPVIRGRKGYHTEVAEWALKQGFTRLLVDKQFREAEGFTRLERFKEHDIDVVVAEVPGEKDQGPRKGKGSEEESAISRLPSTISRALDIGKGVLKLFTPDKKFALLSSEASCPSCHKSFEELDPRLFSFNSPHGWCTQCRGHGVVPKHRFHLDTSRYESVLEAEMDADRKIERMEDEELVECPSCHGARLNEEARAVRFQGTRLAGLARLAVNHASEHFGKLTIEGDREQLIARDILPEIRQRLAFLQEVGLGYLQLDRSARTLSGGESQRIRLAAQLGSNLRGVLYVLDEPTIGLHPRDNAALLETLVALRDRGNSLIVVEHDEDTIARADHLIDLGPGAGRLGGEIVYQGPPPKLPGDPTSSGGKPGKKRGKDSSPITDHSALITSPTYRALSNPIIHPTRGERRAVKKDHPFAKITGCRANNLKDVEAAIPLGRLTVLTGISGSGKSTLMHSCLAVAATSGKTKGRKKDAPFTKATGFDKLQSVYEVDQSPIGKTSRSCPATYVKVFDDIRKLFAQLPDSRVRGYEASRFSFNTGDGRCPVCEGNGRVKLEMDFLPSTWVPCEACNEMRYNPATLEVRFREKNIGEVLRMTIEQAASFFDSQPRIAAPLKLLADTGLGYLQLGQPSPTLSGGEAQRIKLVTELTKGRVSAKNLKTLNRTNLYLIEEPTVGLHLEDVKRLIDVLHRLVDEGHTVVVIEHHMAVAGEADWILDLGPEAGEHGGKIIAQGPPETVVKSKQSRTAPFLAAALAGTLPSQAKS; this is encoded by the coding sequence GTGCCCGCGAAGAAATCCGCATCCTCCCGCCCGCAGCCCGCCATCCAGATCCGCGGCGCGCGCCAGCACAACCTGAAGAGCCTGAGCCTGGATATCCCGCTCGGCCAGATCACCGTGGTCACCGGTCCCTCGGGCTCCGGGAAATCCTCGCTTGCCTTTCACACGCTCTACGCCGAGGGCCAGCGCCGCTACGTGGAGACCTTTTCGCCGTACGTGCGGCAGTTCTTCGACCGCATGGACAAGCCGGATGTGGATCACATCGACGGCATCCCGCCGGCCATCGCCATCGAGCAAAAGAACAACATCCGCACCACCCGCTCGACCGTCGGCACGCTGACCGAGATCAATGACTACCTGAAGCTCCTCTACGCCCGCTCCGCAAAGGGCTACGACCCGGACACGGGCGAGGAGATCTTCCCCGACTCGCCGGAGAGCGCGACCGCCTGGGTCTTCGAAAACCTGGCCGGTCAGCAGGTGCTCGTCACCTTCCCCGTGGCCATCCCCGCCGATACGAAGAGCGGGGACCTCTTCCCCTTCCTCAGCCAGCAGGGCTACCTCCGCGTGCTGATCGGCGACGAGGTCGTCCGCACCGATGACCCCGGGAGCGCCAGCCTGAAGGCCCGCACCATCAGCGTCATCCAGGACCGCGTGAGCGTCGCGGAAAGCGAGCGCACCCGCCTGCTGGAAGCGCTCGAGCACGCCTTCGCCCTGGGCAAGGGCCACGCCACCGTGGCTGCGACAGCCGGGCCACAAGCCAACGCCAGGGCCTTCTCGAAGAACTGGACGAACCCCGCCACCGGCAACTCGCTCCGCCCGCCCTCCGCCGCGCTCTTTTCCTTCAACAACCCGCTCGGTGCCTGCCCGAAGTGCCGGGGCTTTGGCCGGGTGATCGGCCTGGATCTCGACAAGTCCGTGCCCGATCCCTCGCTGACCATCCGCGAGGGCGTCATCAAGCCCTTCCAAGGCGAGCGCGGCGACGAGTGCCAGCGCGACCTGCTGCGCTGCTGCAAGGAGCGGCGCATCGACATCGACACTCCATGGGAAGACATGGACGAAGATATCCGCGAGTGGGTTTACTACGGCGACCATCGTACTTCGTCCACGGATGAGATCGAGGAGATCTCCCGCTCCGGCGGATGGTATGGCGTGAAGGGCTTCTTCGACTGGTTGGAGACGAAGGCCTACAAGATGCACGTCCGCATCTTCCTCAGCCGCTACCGCTCCTACACGACCTGCGGCACCTGCCGGGGCAAGCGGCTCCAGCCGGAGGCACTGTGCTTCAAGATCGACGGCAAGACCCTGCCCGACCTGTGGACGCTGCCGCTCACGGACCTGTCCGCGTGGTTCTCCGGCCTGACTTCCGACCCGCGGACCCTCGGCGCGCAGGATGCCTCGCTGAAGCTGATCCTGACCGAGATCACCTCGCGGCTGAAGTATCTCGATGAAGTGGGCCTGGGCTATCTCACGCTGGACCGCCCCGCCCGCACCCTGAGCGGCGGGGAGATCGAGCGCGTGAATCTCACCACCTGCCTCGGTGCCTCGCTGACGAACACGCTCTTCGTCCTCGACGAGCCGACCGTGGGCCTGCACCCGCGCGACATCCACCGCCTCGTCGGCGTGATGCAGGGCCTGCGCGACAAGGGCAACACGCTCGTCGTGGTGGAGCACGAGGAGGCCGTGATGCGCGCGGCCGACCAGATCCTGGACATCGGCCCCGCCGCCGGCATCCACGGCGGCGAACTCATCTATCAGGGTCCGGTGGCTCCGGCTTCCGGCAAGAAGTCGACGAAATCCGGGATCGGCACCCTCCCCTGGCTCACCGGCGGGAAATCCATCGCCATCCCCACGAAGCGCCGGAAGCCCGGCAAGGCGAAGCTGGAGCTACGCGGTGCCACGCGCCACAACCTGAAGAAGCTGGACGTGGACATGCCGCTCGGCCTCTTCGTCTGCCTCACCGGCGTCTCCGGCTCGGGCAAGTCCACCTTCTCCCACGATGTCCTCTACGCGAACCTCTGCCGGAAGCTGCGCAAGGAGGAGGCGGACCTCGATCCCGCGCCGCTGAAGGAACTACGAGGAACGCAGTACTTGAGCGACGTGCTGCTCGTGGACCAGTCGCCGCTCGCCCGCACCCCGCGCTCCACGCCCGCGGTGCTGCTCGGTGCCTTCGATCCCATCCGGCAGCTCTTCGCCCTCACCGAGGACGCGAAGTCACGCGGCCTGCAGACAGGCTTCTTTTCCTTCAACTCCGGCGAAGGCCGCTGCGACCGCTGTGCCGGAGCGGGCAGCGAGAAGGTGGAGATGCAATTCCTCTCCGACCTGCACGTCACCTGCCCGGACTGCAACGGCCGGCGCTTCAAGCCCTCAACACTCGACCTCCACTACCTCGGCAAGTCGATCGCCGACGTGCTGGACCTCAGCATCGATGAAGCGCTCGCCTTCTACGGCGAAACCGACGGCCTGCCCGCAAACCACGCGAAGCGCCACGAGCAGGTCACGAAACTGCTCCGGCCGCTCGCCGAAGTCGGCCTCGGCTACCTGAAGCTCGGCCAGCCGCTCAATACCCTCTCCGGCGGCGAGTCCCAGCGCCTGAAGCTCTGCCAACTGCTCGCCGAGACCTCCGGCCGCGATGCGAAGGCGGGCAAGCTGCTCATCCTCGACGAGCCGACCACCGGCCTGCATTTCTCGGACATCGAGCGCCTGCTCGGCGTCTTCCAGCGACTGGTGGACGCGGGCCATAGTCTGCTCGTCATCGAGCACAACCTCGACGTCATCAAGTGCGCCGACTGGATCCTGGACCTCGGCCCGGAAGCCGGGGCGAAGGGCGGCAAGCTCGTCGCCGAGGGATCGCCGGAACACATTGCCACGCTGGACACGGAGACCGCGCGCTTTCTCAAGCCGATGCTCCAGGGCGAGGTCGCCCGCATCGTCACGCCTGCGAAATCCGCCTCCGCTCCCCTCATCGCGCCGTCCACGAACACCATCTCGCTGCGCGGCGCGCGCGAGCACAACCTGAAGAACGTCTCGCTCGACATCCCGCGCGATCAATTCGTGGTCGTCTCGGGCCTCAGCGGTTCTGGCAAGTCCACGCTCGCCTTCGACATCCTCTTCGCGGAGGGCCAGCGGCGCTTCCTCGACTCCATGTCCGCCTACGCGCGGCAATTCGCCGAGCAACTCGAGAAGCCGGAGATCGACTCCCTCGCCGGGCTGCCGCCGACCGTGGCCATCGAGCAACGCGTCTCGCAGGGCGGCATGAAATCGACCGTCGCCACGGTGACGGAGCTGTGGAATTTCATCCGCCTGCTCTACGCGAAGCTCGGCACGCGCTACTGCCCGGACTGCCAGGTGCCGGTGGAGAAGCAATCGATGGCGGCCATCGAGCAAAGCATCCGCACGCTGCTGAAGAAGGGTGCCGTCTCCATCCTCGCGCCCGTGATCCGCGGGAGAAAGGGCTACCACACCGAGGTGGCCGAGTGGGCGCTGAAGCAGGGATTTACGAGACTTCTAGTAGACAAGCAGTTCCGCGAGGCGGAGGGCTTCACGCGGCTGGAGCGCTTCAAGGAGCACGACATCGACGTGGTGGTGGCGGAAGTGCCAGGTGAGAAGGATCAAGGGCCAAGGAAAGGCAAGGGAAGCGAAGAGGAATCCGCCATCTCCCGTCTGCCATCCACGATCTCGCGGGCCCTCGATATCGGGAAGGGCGTGCTGAAGCTCTTCACGCCGGACAAGAAATTCGCACTGCTTTCCTCGGAGGCAAGCTGCCCGAGCTGCCACAAATCCTTCGAGGAGCTCGATCCGCGGCTCTTCTCCTTCAACTCGCCGCACGGCTGGTGCACGCAGTGCCGCGGCCACGGCGTGGTGCCGAAGCACCGCTTCCACCTGGATACCTCGCGCTATGAATCCGTGCTCGAGGCCGAGATGGATGCCGACCGGAAGATCGAGCGCATGGAGGACGAGGAACTGGTGGAGTGCCCGAGCTGCCACGGTGCCCGCCTGAATGAAGAGGCACGCGCCGTGCGCTTCCAGGGCACGAGGCTCGCCGGCCTGGCACGGCTGGCGGTCAATCATGCCTCGGAGCACTTCGGAAAGCTGACCATCGAGGGAGACCGCGAGCAGCTCATCGCGCGCGACATCCTGCCGGAGATCCGCCAGCGCCTCGCCTTCCTCCAGGAAGTCGGCCTCGGCTACCTCCAGCTCGACCGCTCGGCGCGCACGCTCAGCGGCGGCGAGAGCCAGCGCATCCGCCTGGCCGCGCAGCTCGGGTCGAACCTGCGAGGCGTGCTTTACGTCCTCGACGAGCCGACCATCGGCCTGCACCCGCGCGACAATGCGGCCCTGCTGGAAACCCTGGTCGCACTCCGCGACCGCGGGAACAGCCTGATCGTCGTGGAGCACGATGAGGACACCATCGCCCGCGCGGATCACCTCATCGACCTCGGCCCGGGAGCGGGCAGGCTCGGCGGCGAGATCGTGTATCAGGGACCACCGCCGAAATTGCCGGGCGATCCGACATCATCGGGAGGAAAACCGGGAAAGAAGCGCGGCAAGGATTCTTCACCGATCACCGATCACTCGGCACTGATCACTTCCCCGACTTACCGCGCCCTCTCGAATCCCATCATCCACCCGACCCGCGGAGAGCGGCGCGCGGTGAAGAAGGATCACCCCTTTGCCAAGATCACCGGCTGCCGCGCGAACAACCTGAAGGACGTGGAAGCCGCGATCCCGCTGGGGCGCCTGACGGTGCTGACCGGCATCTCCGGCTCGGGGAAATCCACGCTGATGCACTCATGCCTCGCCGTGGCGGCCACCTCCGGGAAGACGAAGGGCAGGAAGAAGGACGCGCCCTTCACGAAGGCCACCGGCTTCGACAAGCTGCAGTCGGTCTATGAGGTCGATCAGTCACCGATCGGCAAGACCTCGCGCTCTTGCCCGGCGACGTATGTAAAGGTCTTCGACGATATCCGGAAGCTCTTCGCGCAGCTTCCGGACTCGCGGGTCCGCGGCTACGAGGCATCGCGCTTTTCCTTCAATACCGGCGATGGCCGTTGCCCGGTCTGCGAAGGGAATGGCCGCGTGAAGCTGGAGATGGACTTCCTGCCCAGCACCTGGGTGCCGTGCGAGGCGTGCAATGAGATGCGCTACAATCCAGCGACGCTGGAGGTGCGCTTCCGCGAAAAGAACATCGGCGAGGTGCTGCGGATGACCATCGAGCAGGCGGCGAGCTTCTTCGACTCGCAGCCGCGCATCGCCGCGCCGCTGAAGCTGCTGGCGGATACCGGCCTCGGCTACCTGCAGCTCGGCCAGCCATCACCCACGCTCTCCGGCGGCGAGGCCCAGCGCATCAAGCTGGTGACGGAGCTGACGAAAGGCCGCGTCTCCGCGAAGAACCTCAAGACGCTGAACCGCACGAACCTCTACCTGATCGAAGAGCCGACCGTGGGCCTCCATCTGGAGGACGTGAAGCGTCTCATCGACGTGCTGCACCGGCTGGTCGACGAAGGGCACACGGTGGTGGTCATCGAGCACCACATGGCCGTGGCCGGCGAGGCCGACTGGATCCTCGATCTCGGCCCGGAGGCTGGCGAACATGGCGGCAAGATCATCGCGCAGGGACCGCCGGAGACGGTGGTGAAGTCGAAGCAATCCCGCACCGCACCCTTCCTCGCCGCGGCGCTCGCCGGCACCTTGCCAAGTCAGGCGAAATCATGA
- a CDS encoding globin has protein sequence MEEIVAREVGADGLAAMVAAFYRRVKTDDVLGPMYPEQDFEGAEKRLREFLQFRFLGHEAYVENRGHPRLRMRHFPFVIGEKEAARWVELMEAAMADCDISGEAWAVMSPFFAQVAEFLKNRP, from the coding sequence ATGGAGGAAATCGTCGCCCGCGAGGTGGGCGCAGACGGCCTGGCCGCGATGGTGGCCGCCTTTTACCGCCGGGTGAAGACGGACGACGTGCTCGGCCCGATGTACCCGGAGCAGGACTTCGAGGGCGCGGAAAAGCGGCTCCGCGAGTTCCTGCAGTTCCGCTTCCTCGGCCACGAGGCCTACGTCGAGAACCGCGGCCACCCGCGCCTGCGCATGCGGCATTTCCCCTTCGTCATCGGTGAAAAGGAAGCCGCCCGCTGGGTGGAGCTGATGGAGGCGGCGATGGCCGACTGCGACATCAGCGGTGAGGCGTGGGCCGTCATGAGCCCGTTCTTCGCGCAGGTCGCGGAGTTCCTGAAGAACCGGCCCTGA
- a CDS encoding serine/threonine-protein kinase encodes MTPESFDPPTLEALASLLPGYEFEAFIAQGGMGAVYKARQRSLDRDVAIKILPRELGEDPEFRQSFETEAKAMARLNHPNLIGVYDFGDADGMPYIVMEYVNGKSLFHSAHNLSVEPRQAVTIVKGICDGLAHAHEHGVIHRDIKPANILLTPKAVPKVGDFGLARPAGAGSTGLLMGTPGYSAPEIMREPDHADHRSDIFALGVVLYELLIGRCPPYDIPAPPPSSIVGCDTALDAICAIATHPTAGMRYPSAEAMSAALDNWLRGAASPPPAPKTTSTISRRPARPPRAAAGEPVPIVVKRRSGSSFVVQAGVLAVLIVATAIAWKKLRGMEDDKAAQQAAYDASKADQEADKSSPGTTSPGPAAPKDPIKPDPVTPDEDPLPQAGNDPAEPDLADMDDEPGTDAPDTGLPPEEPMDDEDGPDETATAQVELPPAILELEAKAKTLVAALDADRAKELAANAKTYAWDLDSWLKTLNKGDQTIWKTQVERMKRLVTDNRVPDEIGASSGIRLSERMSKIADFSSRKQQTIDESFETKAVKIRDAYVTRVSEAVEASQKSGEDDVAVALQARVEAAADLDGWLATLGVAEQEQQAAATSFKVVSATYGTGGKNADVTVKVREWLTVKKESFRVSPSDLGADPNPGWNKQLTITYVLDGEEGEKSWGENSKVDLEELIPHPDF; translated from the coding sequence ATGACCCCGGAATCCTTTGATCCCCCCACGCTGGAAGCGCTCGCTTCCCTGCTGCCGGGCTATGAATTCGAGGCCTTTATCGCGCAGGGCGGCATGGGAGCGGTGTACAAGGCCCGCCAGCGCAGCCTGGACCGGGACGTGGCGATCAAGATCCTGCCGCGCGAACTCGGGGAGGATCCCGAGTTCCGCCAGTCCTTCGAGACCGAGGCGAAGGCGATGGCCCGCCTCAATCACCCGAATCTGATCGGGGTGTATGACTTCGGCGATGCCGACGGGATGCCGTACATCGTGATGGAGTATGTGAACGGCAAGTCGCTCTTCCACTCCGCGCACAACCTGTCCGTGGAGCCACGGCAGGCGGTGACGATCGTGAAGGGCATCTGTGACGGCCTCGCCCATGCCCACGAGCACGGCGTGATCCACCGCGACATCAAGCCGGCGAACATTCTCCTGACGCCAAAGGCCGTGCCAAAGGTGGGCGACTTCGGCCTGGCACGTCCCGCTGGCGCAGGCTCCACCGGCCTGCTGATGGGCACGCCGGGCTACTCCGCGCCGGAGATCATGCGCGAACCGGACCATGCCGACCATCGCTCGGATATCTTCGCCCTCGGCGTGGTGCTTTACGAGCTGCTCATCGGCCGCTGCCCTCCGTACGACATTCCGGCTCCGCCGCCGTCCTCCATCGTCGGATGTGACACGGCGCTGGACGCGATCTGCGCGATCGCCACGCACCCCACGGCAGGCATGCGCTACCCGAGCGCGGAAGCGATGTCCGCCGCGCTGGACAATTGGCTGCGCGGTGCCGCCTCCCCGCCGCCCGCGCCGAAGACCACGTCCACCATTTCCCGCCGCCCCGCCCGCCCGCCCCGCGCAGCCGCCGGCGAGCCCGTCCCGATTGTGGTGAAGCGCCGCAGCGGCTCCAGTTTCGTGGTCCAGGCCGGTGTGCTGGCAGTACTCATCGTCGCCACCGCCATCGCGTGGAAAAAGCTGCGCGGCATGGAAGATGACAAGGCGGCACAACAAGCGGCCTACGATGCCTCGAAAGCCGATCAGGAAGCCGACAAATCCTCTCCAGGCACCACCAGCCCGGGACCCGCGGCACCGAAGGACCCCATCAAGCCTGACCCCGTAACCCCGGACGAAGACCCGCTCCCGCAAGCCGGAAACGACCCGGCGGAGCCCGATCTCGCGGACATGGACGACGAGCCCGGGACCGACGCCCCGGACACCGGGCTCCCGCCCGAGGAGCCGATGGACGACGAGGACGGCCCTGACGAAACCGCCACGGCCCAAGTCGAACTCCCGCCCGCCATCCTGGAACTGGAAGCCAAGGCGAAGACTCTGGTCGCGGCACTGGACGCCGACCGCGCCAAGGAACTGGCCGCCAATGCCAAGACCTATGCCTGGGACTTGGACTCTTGGCTGAAGACCCTCAACAAGGGCGACCAGACCATTTGGAAGACCCAGGTCGAACGGATGAAGCGCCTGGTAACGGACAATCGCGTCCCCGACGAGATCGGAGCCAGCAGTGGCATCCGCCTGTCCGAGCGCATGTCAAAAATCGCCGACTTCTCCTCCCGCAAGCAGCAGACCATCGACGAATCCTTCGAAACGAAAGCGGTGAAGATCCGTGACGCCTACGTGACGCGGGTCAGCGAGGCAGTGGAAGCGTCCCAGAAGTCCGGTGAAGACGACGTCGCCGTAGCCCTGCAAGCTAGGGTGGAAGCCGCGGCCGATCTCGATGGCTGGCTCGCGACGCTTGGCGTGGCAGAGCAGGAGCAGCAGGCCGCTGCAACTTCCTTCAAGGTCGTCTCCGCCACCTATGGCACCGGTGGGAAGAATGCGGACGTGACCGTGAAGGTCCGCGAATGGCTGACGGTCAAGAAGGAGTCATTCCGCGTGTCGCCTTCCGATCTCGGTGCCGATCCCAATCCCGGCTGGAACAAGCAGCTCACCATCACCTACGTCCTGGACGGGGAAGAGGGCGAAAAGAGCTGGGGTGAAAACTCGAAGGTGGATCTTGAGGAGCTCATCCCTCATCCGGACTTTTAG
- a CDS encoding serine/threonine-protein kinase codes for MSATSFEAPTLEVLSGLLPAYEFDSFIAQGGMGAVYKARQKALDRDVAVKVLPRELGEDPAFRHSFETEAKAMARLNHPNLIGVYDSGDIDGMLYIVMEYVNGKSLYHSAYNMRVDPEQAAALVKGICDGLAHAHENGVIHRDIKPANILLNEKIVPKIGDFGLARPADAESAGLTMGTPGYTAPEIYDNPEHFDVRTDIYAVGVILYELLTGHKPEEEDMRLPSSVINCDKKLDAIWQKSTDRDPSRRYASAEEMGNDLEGWANREPEAVALRVAQPQQQQRAVPQPHVPQAQALPQVRSAHAAAPRRPSNNSMVMHQKKTDMTVPIILTAVVLVGGGLVGFQMHRATENKRDIAAKEEAARIEKAKVEAHNEAVRKAQEKENAPPDPSTIRFAPEPTQGKPPETPPATPPAGTPPP; via the coding sequence ATGAGTGCCACATCCTTCGAAGCGCCGACGCTGGAAGTCCTGTCCGGGCTCCTGCCTGCGTATGAATTCGACTCCTTCATCGCCCAGGGCGGCATGGGAGCCGTGTACAAGGCCCGCCAGAAGGCGCTGGACCGCGACGTGGCCGTGAAGGTGCTGCCCCGCGAACTCGGCGAGGACCCCGCTTTCCGCCACTCCTTCGAGACGGAAGCGAAGGCGATGGCACGCCTCAATCACCCGAACCTGATCGGCGTGTATGACTCCGGCGACATCGATGGCATGCTCTACATCGTGATGGAGTATGTGAACGGCAAGTCGCTCTATCACTCCGCCTACAACATGCGGGTGGACCCGGAACAGGCCGCCGCGCTGGTGAAGGGCATCTGCGACGGCCTCGCCCACGCGCACGAAAACGGCGTGATCCACCGCGACATCAAGCCGGCGAACATCCTCCTCAACGAGAAGATCGTGCCGAAGATCGGCGACTTCGGCCTAGCCCGCCCGGCCGATGCCGAGAGCGCGGGCCTGACGATGGGCACGCCCGGCTACACCGCGCCGGAGATCTACGACAATCCGGAGCACTTCGACGTCCGGACCGACATCTACGCCGTGGGCGTGATCCTTTACGAGCTGCTGACCGGTCACAAGCCGGAGGAAGAGGACATGCGCCTGCCCTCCTCGGTGATCAATTGTGACAAGAAGCTCGACGCGATCTGGCAGAAGTCCACCGACCGCGATCCCTCCCGCCGCTACGCCAGCGCCGAGGAAATGGGCAATGATCTGGAAGGCTGGGCAAACCGCGAGCCGGAGGCCGTGGCCCTGCGCGTGGCCCAGCCACAGCAGCAGCAGCGCGCGGTGCCGCAGCCTCACGTGCCCCAGGCACAGGCGCTGCCGCAGGTGCGGTCCGCCCACGCCGCCGCACCGCGCCGCCCGTCGAACAATTCGATGGTGATGCACCAGAAGAAGACCGACATGACCGTGCCCATCATCCTCACCGCCGTGGTGCTGGTGGGAGGCGGGCTGGTCGGCTTCCAGATGCACCGCGCCACGGAGAACAAGCGCGACATCGCCGCCAAGGAAGAGGCCGCCCGGATCGAAAAGGCGAAGGTGGAGGCCCACAACGAGGCCGTCCGCAAGGCGCAGGAAAAGGAAAACGCCCCGCCCGACCCGAGCACCATCCGCTTCGCCCCCGAGCCAACCCAAGGAAAGCCGCCTGAGACGCCACCGGCCACACCTCCGGCTGGCACGCCGCCACCCTGA
- a CDS encoding CPBP family intramembrane glutamic endopeptidase, with amino-acid sequence MSQQAANPYRSILRRHMPEPLLALLIFVMGVWLWDNHFGKKYGWEEGVARMAVRKADRELRLSDSAGHLPGPLRHLLAIPDRREALDDAIYSFGLLEKDRSLDAESSFALGVLRSVRGTDGSYMPLPPDPQAVSARVDQGQDYWWDREYLVRLGESPGDGAKVPDAERRNDPRSRELALRTVLSRGGVWLLAFCGLVFLPTLCGGYRTALRSRATGYIGRWPTALGLGVFLLAYLASIGFGKALDGLITFFRKWNGAEGQPLSISPVLFALIDAATRFFPALLTFAFLFRRSRHAWTRLGLHVAPEARMVLGSFGLLMVADQVIRYFMLGDSMPRDPAGGLSEIESGHWGLVFAITSACIAAPIAEEILYRGVLFRSLANSLRVPAATLISAAVFAVVHYYDAYGLVSVGLLGAACSLCFAASGRLATAIFLHALYNFAIKVPEWIVYHAPL; translated from the coding sequence GTGTCCCAGCAGGCTGCCAATCCCTACCGCTCGATCCTGCGCAGGCACATGCCGGAGCCCCTGTTGGCCCTGCTGATCTTCGTGATGGGGGTGTGGCTGTGGGACAATCACTTCGGCAAGAAATACGGCTGGGAAGAAGGCGTGGCCCGCATGGCCGTGAGAAAGGCGGATCGCGAGCTTCGGCTTTCCGACAGCGCCGGCCATCTCCCAGGACCGCTGCGCCACCTGCTCGCCATTCCGGACCGGCGGGAGGCGCTCGATGACGCCATCTACTCCTTCGGACTGCTGGAAAAGGATCGCTCGCTGGATGCCGAGAGTTCCTTCGCGCTGGGCGTGCTGCGCTCGGTGCGCGGGACCGATGGCTCCTACATGCCGCTGCCGCCGGATCCGCAGGCCGTGAGCGCCCGCGTGGACCAGGGGCAGGACTACTGGTGGGACCGGGAATATCTGGTCCGGCTGGGCGAGTCGCCCGGCGACGGTGCGAAGGTCCCGGATGCCGAGCGCCGGAATGACCCCCGCAGCCGCGAACTCGCCCTGCGCACCGTGCTTTCCCGCGGCGGGGTGTGGCTGCTTGCCTTCTGCGGGCTCGTCTTCCTGCCCACCCTCTGCGGCGGCTACCGGACCGCCCTGCGGAGCCGGGCCACGGGATACATCGGCCGCTGGCCGACCGCCCTCGGGCTGGGCGTCTTCCTGCTCGCCTACCTCGCGTCGATCGGCTTCGGAAAGGCACTCGACGGCCTGATCACCTTCTTCCGGAAGTGGAATGGCGCGGAAGGACAGCCGCTCTCGATCTCGCCCGTGCTTTTTGCGCTGATCGACGCTGCCACAAGGTTCTTCCCGGCGCTGCTGACCTTCGCCTTCCTCTTCCGACGCAGCCGCCACGCGTGGACGCGGCTGGGGCTGCACGTGGCGCCAGAGGCCCGGATGGTGCTGGGCAGCTTCGGCCTGCTGATGGTGGCGGACCAGGTGATCCGGTATTTCATGCTGGGGGACTCGATGCCCAGGGACCCGGCGGGAGGGCTCTCCGAGATCGAAAGCGGGCACTGGGGGCTGGTCTTTGCCATCACTTCCGCCTGCATTGCCGCGCCGATCGCCGAGGAAATCCTCTACCGCGGGGTGCTTTTCCGTTCGCTGGCCAATAGCCTGCGGGTCCCGGCCGCAACCTTGATCTCCGCTGCGGTGTTCGCCGTGGTGCATTATTACGACGCCTACGGGCTGGTGTCCGTCGGCCTGCTCGGTGCCGCCTGCTCGCTCTGCTTCGCGGCCTCGGGAAGGTTGGCGACCGCCATTTTTCTCCATGCACTCTACAATTTCGCCATCAAGGTTCCTGAATGGATCGTTTATCATGCACCGCTGTGA